One region of Peribacillus simplex genomic DNA includes:
- a CDS encoding peptidase, which produces MDMYEEKIRKWLNDSRTNGIQLLQKLVQEPSKRGQEGSAQAIVVEKCRQLGLEIDLWEIGDEQLRKHPHFYCDRRDFKGNPNLVAIKRGTGKGKSLILNGHIDVVPEGDHAAWHDDPYSGKLMDGKVFGRGTTDMKGGNVSLLLAIEAIVESGIQLKGDLIFQSVIEEESGGAGTLAAVIRGYEADGAIIPEPTNMKLFPLQQGSMWFRLKIKGKSAHGGTRYEGVSAIDKSVSVMKEIKRLEQERNESLRHSLYKNVPIPIPINIGSIQSGNWPSSVPDIAVLEGRFGVAPKETMEEAQKSLIQRIDALNQGDEWFKEKPIELEWFGARWLPGNLEMDHPLMKTIGTYYEKVVGEAPLVEASPWATDGGYLSGVGSTPVVVFGPGETKMAHDSNEYIEVDKMMEVAEIIALTIIEWCGVEPQ; this is translated from the coding sequence ATGGATATGTATGAGGAAAAAATAAGAAAATGGTTGAATGATTCAAGGACGAATGGGATTCAGCTTTTGCAAAAACTGGTTCAGGAACCGAGTAAAAGGGGGCAAGAAGGAAGTGCACAAGCCATAGTGGTCGAGAAGTGCAGACAACTGGGTCTTGAAATAGATCTATGGGAAATCGGGGATGAACAATTAAGGAAACATCCCCATTTTTATTGTGACCGCAGGGATTTTAAAGGGAATCCGAACCTTGTGGCTATTAAAAGAGGAACCGGCAAGGGGAAATCCCTCATTTTAAACGGCCATATTGATGTAGTTCCTGAAGGAGATCATGCAGCATGGCATGATGATCCGTATAGCGGCAAGTTAATGGACGGAAAAGTGTTCGGGCGGGGAACGACAGATATGAAAGGCGGCAATGTTTCTTTATTGCTAGCCATTGAAGCGATTGTCGAATCTGGAATCCAATTAAAGGGGGATTTGATTTTTCAGAGTGTGATTGAGGAGGAAAGTGGTGGTGCCGGTACACTTGCGGCAGTCATCCGAGGGTACGAAGCTGATGGGGCAATCATTCCGGAGCCTACCAATATGAAACTATTTCCTTTACAGCAAGGTTCGATGTGGTTTCGACTGAAAATAAAGGGCAAGTCTGCACATGGAGGCACGAGGTATGAAGGAGTCAGTGCAATTGATAAATCGGTTAGTGTAATGAAAGAAATCAAGAGGCTTGAACAAGAACGGAATGAGTCACTCCGTCATTCACTCTATAAAAATGTACCCATCCCCATTCCGATCAACATAGGTAGCATTCAAAGTGGGAATTGGCCTTCTTCCGTGCCGGATATAGCCGTACTTGAAGGAAGATTCGGTGTCGCACCTAAAGAGACCATGGAAGAGGCACAGAAATCACTAATACAGCGAATAGATGCTTTAAACCAGGGTGATGAATGGTTCAAAGAAAAACCTATTGAATTAGAATGGTTTGGGGCCAGATGGCTCCCTGGCAATCTCGAAATGGATCATCCGCTTATGAAAACCATTGGCACATACTATGAAAAAGTGGTGGGGGAAGCCCCGCTTGTCGAAGCGTCCCCTTGGGCGACGGATGGAGGGTATCTTTCAGGGGTTGGTTCGACTCCCGTAGTTGTATTTGGACCAGGGGAAACGAAAATGGCCCATGATTCCAACGAATATATAGAAGTGGATAAAATGATGGAGGTTGCAGAAATCATCGCATTGACCATAATTGAATGGTGTGGCGTGGAACCGCAATAA
- a CDS encoding 3-oxoacid CoA-transferase subunit B, protein MGLGTEDRNRIAKRAASEISDGMLVNLGIGIPSLVPNHLLNDHKVMFHAENGLVGIGSSPEKGKEDAHLCNAGGLPITIRAGASYCDSTVAFGMIRRGRVDITILGALQVSEVGDLANWIVPGKRVPGMGGAMELAAKAKKVIVLMEHTDKAGMSKLVKKCTLPLTAKKCVHMIITELGVFSVNSEGLLLTDVFEPFSIQEIRNRTEALFTISENIHILKE, encoded by the coding sequence ATGGGTTTGGGAACCGAAGATAGAAATCGAATAGCGAAACGTGCAGCATCAGAAATAAGCGATGGGATGCTGGTCAATTTGGGAATTGGCATTCCATCCCTTGTACCGAATCATCTTTTGAATGACCATAAGGTTATGTTTCATGCTGAAAATGGCCTTGTAGGTATTGGCAGTTCTCCTGAAAAGGGTAAAGAAGATGCCCATCTTTGCAATGCTGGGGGGCTGCCGATCACCATTAGAGCGGGGGCTTCCTACTGCGACAGTACGGTTGCATTTGGGATGATACGGCGCGGCAGGGTGGATATCACGATTCTTGGAGCCCTTCAAGTAAGTGAAGTGGGGGATCTCGCTAATTGGATTGTCCCGGGAAAGCGGGTGCCAGGCATGGGCGGTGCCATGGAATTGGCTGCAAAGGCAAAAAAGGTCATCGTCTTAATGGAACATACCGATAAAGCGGGCATGTCTAAATTAGTCAAAAAATGTACGTTGCCGTTAACCGCCAAGAAATGCGTACATATGATCATCACTGAGCTAGGAGTGTTTTCTGTAAATTCGGAAGGCCTTTTATTAACTGATGTATTTGAACCGTTCAGTATTCAGGAAATCAGGAATCGGACCGAAGCCTTGTTTACCATCTCAGAAAACATCCATATTTTAAAAGAATGA
- the qoxB gene encoding cytochrome aa3 quinol oxidase subunit I, with product MGFFSRFLIPNPSPVIYSSMVAIGVTVLLIIVGLTHFKKWFHLWSGWLTTVDHKRIGIMYLISALLMLFRGGVDAVMMRAQLAVPDNKLLDSQHYNEIFSTHGVVMILFMAMPYIMALMNFVVPLQIGARDVAFPRLNAISFWLFFMGAMLFNISFVIGGSPDAGWSSYFPLAGNEFSPHVGTNYYMIGIQIAGIGTLMTGINFLTTILKMRAPGMTLMKLPMFTWSSLVTSIIIIFAFPVLTVALIMGTMDRLFATKFFTITDGGMDMLWANLFWVWGHPEVYILILPAFGLFSEIIPTFSRRNLYGYRSMVASMVFISIYSFFVWTHHFFTMGQAAYVNSIFSITTMVIAIPTGIKIFNWLFTMWKGRIRFTVPMLYSIGFIPLFTIGGVTGVMLAMSAADYQYHNTMFLVAHFHNVIIPGVVFAVLGAGTYYWPKMFGFMLNERIGKWAFWFLTIGFCLAFFPMYITGLDGQARRMYTFSESTGFGPLNMISFIGTALMAISFVLIVYTIYYSIRHASRDVSDDPWDARSLEWATHNPVPEYNFAIIPQVNSRETFWDAKYKGHELFKGDYEKIHMPNNTGGPFIMSCIFFVFGFALVFSIWFLAIIGLIGIFVCMAYRSFEIDHGHYISVEEIKETEAKFGGVSKWK from the coding sequence ATGGGTTTTTTCTCTAGATTTCTTATACCAAATCCTAGTCCTGTCATTTACTCATCAATGGTGGCCATTGGTGTTACTGTTCTCTTGATCATTGTTGGTTTAACCCACTTTAAAAAATGGTTTCATTTATGGAGTGGCTGGCTTACAACGGTCGATCATAAAAGAATAGGTATTATGTATCTTATATCTGCGTTGTTGATGCTATTTCGTGGTGGAGTAGATGCTGTGATGATGCGTGCGCAACTTGCCGTACCGGATAACAAATTATTAGATTCACAGCACTATAATGAAATTTTTTCAACACACGGGGTTGTGATGATTCTCTTTATGGCGATGCCGTACATTATGGCCTTAATGAATTTCGTAGTGCCATTACAAATTGGAGCCCGAGATGTAGCATTCCCACGTCTAAATGCCATAAGTTTCTGGTTATTTTTTATGGGTGCGATGCTATTCAACATCTCTTTTGTAATTGGTGGTTCTCCTGATGCAGGGTGGTCATCTTATTTCCCGCTTGCAGGTAATGAATTTAGCCCGCATGTTGGAACGAATTATTATATGATTGGTATTCAGATAGCCGGAATAGGCACATTAATGACGGGGATAAACTTTTTGACGACCATTCTTAAAATGAGAGCACCCGGTATGACATTAATGAAACTGCCAATGTTTACATGGTCTTCTTTAGTCACAAGCATTATTATCATTTTCGCATTCCCTGTATTAACAGTGGCGCTGATCATGGGAACAATGGATCGACTATTCGCAACCAAGTTTTTCACAATCACTGATGGCGGTATGGATATGCTTTGGGCTAACCTGTTCTGGGTTTGGGGACATCCTGAAGTATATATCTTAATCTTGCCTGCATTTGGTCTTTTTAGTGAGATTATCCCAACCTTTTCACGACGTAACCTATATGGCTATCGATCAATGGTTGCTTCAATGGTATTTATCTCTATATATTCATTCTTCGTTTGGACGCACCATTTCTTTACAATGGGGCAAGCAGCATATGTTAATAGTATTTTCTCGATTACAACGATGGTAATTGCTATTCCGACTGGAATCAAGATCTTTAACTGGTTGTTCACGATGTGGAAAGGTAGAATCAGATTTACTGTACCTATGCTTTATTCAATAGGTTTCATACCTCTTTTCACAATAGGTGGAGTTACCGGGGTTATGCTTGCGATGTCAGCGGCGGATTATCAATACCATAATACAATGTTTTTAGTAGCTCACTTCCACAATGTCATTATTCCGGGTGTAGTATTTGCTGTGCTTGGTGCCGGTACTTACTACTGGCCGAAAATGTTTGGTTTCATGTTAAATGAAAGAATTGGGAAATGGGCGTTCTGGTTTCTAACCATTGGTTTTTGCTTAGCATTCTTCCCTATGTATATCACTGGTTTAGATGGTCAAGCACGTCGTATGTACACATTTTCTGAATCGACTGGATTTGGACCATTGAATATGATTTCGTTTATCGGGACAGCATTAATGGCAATCAGTTTTGTATTAATCGTATATACGATTTATTATAGCATTCGCCATGCTTCAAGAGATGTTAGTGATGATCCGTGGGATGCACGTTCCCTTGAATGGGCTACTCATAACCCCGTACCAGAATATAACTTTGCTATTATTCCACAAGTGAACTCACGGGAAACGTTTTGGGATGCTAAATATAAAGGTCATGAATTATTCAAGGGTGACTATGAAAAAATTCATATGCCCAATAACACCGGCGGACCGTTTATCATGTCCTGCATCTTCTTTGTCTTTGGATTTGCGTTAGTATTCAGCATATGGTTTCTTGCGATTATTGGGTTAATCGGCATCTTTGTTTGCATGGCTTATCGTTCATTCGAAATAGATCATGGGCATTACATTTCTGTAGAAGAAATTAAAGAGACAGAAGCAAAATTTGGGGGTGTTAGTAAATGGAAATAG
- the ablB gene encoding putative beta-lysine N-acetyltransferase, which yields METRMIEKRIQKQRCTIHITIDQFNKRVRVDDYLGHFQECVEESLKVAKGMSAEKIIFKSRKENVLELLAQGFLYEGSIDKFFLGSDCFFLVKYKRNERRNSEEWEKEDQILSDIQSLPIKTGLDDPPSAYQGRMAEVTDALQLAQLYGKVFEVYPTPMNDPSYVKKCMEKGTVFYVFVHEGRIVSAASAEIDSFYHNAEITDCATLPEHRQYGLMKHLISALEDYLISHGIFCIYSIARSLSFGMNAALHQHGYSYRGRLANNCYIFDKLEDMNLWVKNFT from the coding sequence ATGGAGACGAGAATGATTGAAAAAAGAATTCAAAAGCAAAGGTGCACAATACATATCACGATCGACCAATTTAATAAGCGGGTCAGGGTTGATGATTATCTAGGTCATTTTCAAGAATGCGTAGAGGAGTCTCTGAAGGTGGCTAAAGGTATGTCAGCGGAGAAGATCATCTTCAAGTCACGCAAGGAAAACGTTCTGGAATTACTTGCCCAGGGCTTTTTATATGAAGGAAGCATTGATAAATTCTTTTTGGGAAGCGATTGTTTCTTCCTTGTTAAATATAAGAGGAATGAAAGGCGAAACAGTGAAGAATGGGAAAAGGAAGATCAAATCCTCTCGGATATTCAGAGTCTGCCGATAAAAACCGGACTAGATGATCCACCTTCAGCTTATCAAGGCCGTATGGCGGAAGTTACCGATGCACTTCAGCTGGCACAATTGTATGGGAAAGTCTTCGAAGTGTATCCCACTCCGATGAATGATCCGTCATATGTGAAAAAGTGCATGGAAAAGGGAACGGTTTTTTATGTTTTTGTTCATGAAGGGAGGATCGTCAGTGCTGCTTCCGCAGAAATTGATTCTTTTTATCATAATGCGGAAATCACTGATTGTGCAACATTGCCGGAACATCGGCAGTATGGTTTGATGAAACACTTGATTTCCGCACTAGAAGACTATCTTATTTCGCATGGGATTTTTTGTATCTATTCAATTGCCCGGTCGCTCTCATTCGGTATGAATGCTGCATTGCATCAGCATGGATACTCGTACCGCGGACGTTTGGCCAATAATTGTTATATCTTCGATAAACTGGAAGATATGAACCTTTGGGTGAAAAATTTTACTTGA
- the qoxC gene encoding cytochrome aa3 quinol oxidase subunit III — protein sequence MEIDHSQPLEYSTEQNRLNILGFWIFLGAEIMLFGTLFASYFTLVDRTGNGPIGAEIFEITPVLAETFLLLTSSFVIGLGIHAMRLGNKKAMLTFFVITLLLGVGFIGFEITEFITYYREGATLQTSAFTSMLFTTLGTHGAHVTLGLFWGSFIILQVKNRGLTPETANKSFIFSLYWHFLDIVWIFIFTFIYMKGMT from the coding sequence ATGGAAATAGATCACTCGCAACCTCTTGAATATAGTACGGAACAAAATCGTCTAAATATTTTAGGCTTCTGGATTTTCCTTGGAGCCGAAATTATGCTTTTTGGAACACTCTTTGCATCATATTTTACATTAGTTGATCGTACGGGTAACGGTCCTATTGGAGCAGAAATTTTTGAAATCACTCCAGTACTTGCTGAAACATTTTTGCTCTTAACAAGCAGTTTTGTCATCGGGCTTGGAATTCATGCTATGCGACTTGGCAACAAGAAAGCCATGTTGACATTCTTCGTAATCACTCTTCTTCTTGGAGTAGGATTCATAGGATTTGAAATTACTGAGTTCATTACCTATTATCGCGAAGGAGCTACACTGCAAACTAGTGCATTTACATCGATGCTCTTTACAACATTAGGGACACATGGAGCACATGTTACATTAGGACTTTTCTGGGGGTCATTCATTATCCTTCAAGTGAAAAACCGCGGATTGACACCTGAAACAGCCAATAAATCCTTCATTTTTTCTCTTTACTGGCATTTCTTGGATATCGTTTGGATCTTCATCTTCACCTTTATCTACATGAAAGGAATGACATAA
- a CDS encoding YokU family protein: METCPWCEKGKLASVKGTVYWELPDGSRAVEIDETPSFHCDNCHALFQSDETTKEIEDQLFLIDTKQLGKQTTYDGLLKMKRVLKRNYFDFGK; this comes from the coding sequence ATGGAGACGTGTCCATGGTGTGAGAAAGGGAAGCTTGCATCGGTAAAGGGGACGGTGTATTGGGAACTGCCGGATGGTTCGAGGGCTGTTGAAATTGATGAAACGCCATCGTTCCATTGTGATAATTGCCATGCGCTATTTCAGAGTGATGAAACGACTAAAGAGATTGAAGACCAGCTGTTTTTAATTGATACGAAACAGTTAGGGAAACAGACGACGTATGACGGGTTATTGAAGATGAAGCGGGTGTTAAAGCGGAATTATTTTGATTTTGGGAAATAA
- a CDS encoding sigma-54 interaction domain-containing protein — translation MPSEFFNTSEVLEAILETIDEGIHVIDPKGQTIFYNGVAANHDGMKRSEVLGKPLLEAFPSLNHKSSTLLRVIKSEKPIYNHSQSYVNAHGRIIETLNTTLPIYVDGFMIGAIEIAKDYSSLKQLSERLADLESSLKTIKSPEKKTPGNGRLYSFTEILTNDTGFKGLISQGKKAARSSSSVLVYGESGVGKELFVQSIHQDSSRSKEPFIAQNCAALPEHLLESLLFGTAKGSYTGAMERQGLFELANGGTLFLDELQSMPIDLQAKLLRVLEDGFIRRIGGTKSVQVDVRIMAAMNINPIKAVSENRLRPDLFYRLNVLSYELPPLKERTDDIPLLTEHFISIFNSKLGLSIKGIDEKAKVFFQEYHWPGNVRELKHTIEFMMNHTEKDVLNMEDLPQFLKKRSPSSSEKIIPLREAMIEMETKLITEALLQTNGNVFQASRLLQIPRQTLQYKIKKHI, via the coding sequence TTGCCAAGTGAATTTTTTAATACAAGTGAAGTGTTGGAAGCGATATTAGAAACCATTGATGAAGGCATTCATGTGATAGATCCAAAAGGACAGACCATCTTTTATAACGGAGTGGCGGCCAATCATGATGGGATGAAAAGAAGTGAGGTGCTTGGAAAACCGTTGCTTGAAGCCTTTCCTTCTTTGAATCACAAATCATCGACATTACTCCGGGTCATTAAATCTGAAAAACCAATCTATAACCATAGTCAATCGTATGTAAATGCACATGGGCGAATCATTGAGACGCTAAATACGACGCTCCCCATATATGTGGATGGGTTTATGATAGGTGCAATAGAAATTGCCAAGGATTATTCAAGCTTGAAGCAATTATCTGAAAGATTAGCTGACCTGGAAAGCTCGCTCAAAACAATCAAAAGTCCTGAAAAAAAAACGCCTGGGAACGGCCGATTGTATTCTTTTACTGAAATCCTGACAAATGATACGGGGTTTAAAGGTTTGATATCACAAGGGAAAAAGGCTGCCCGCTCCTCTTCATCGGTATTGGTTTATGGGGAAAGTGGTGTAGGAAAAGAGCTTTTTGTTCAAAGCATCCACCAGGATTCGAGCCGCAGTAAAGAACCATTCATTGCGCAAAATTGTGCTGCCTTGCCAGAACATTTATTGGAATCTCTCCTATTCGGTACCGCTAAAGGAAGTTACACTGGTGCCATGGAACGCCAGGGATTGTTTGAATTAGCCAACGGCGGGACCTTGTTTTTGGATGAATTGCAATCGATGCCGATTGACTTGCAAGCAAAGCTTCTGCGTGTGCTTGAAGATGGATTCATAAGGAGGATAGGCGGTACAAAGAGTGTTCAGGTGGATGTCAGGATCATGGCAGCGATGAATATAAATCCTATAAAGGCGGTATCGGAAAACAGGCTGAGGCCAGATTTATTTTACAGATTAAACGTATTGAGCTACGAGCTGCCTCCGCTAAAGGAACGGACTGATGACATACCCCTTCTTACAGAACATTTCATTTCCATTTTTAACAGTAAATTAGGACTGTCCATAAAGGGCATCGATGAGAAGGCAAAGGTTTTTTTTCAGGAATATCATTGGCCTGGAAACGTAAGGGAGCTAAAACATACGATAGAATTCATGATGAACCATACCGAGAAAGATGTTTTGAACATGGAAGATCTGCCCCAGTTTTTAAAAAAGCGTTCCCCTTCCTCATCAGAAAAAATAATTCCCCTTCGTGAGGCCATGATTGAAATGGAAACAAAATTGATTACCGAGGCCCTTCTTCAAACGAACGGAAATGTTTTTCAGGCATCGAGGCTATTGCAGATTCCAAGGCAGACCTTACAATATAAAATAAAAAAACATATTTGA
- a CDS encoding CoA transferase subunit A, protein MCRLEDVRHLFKDNQSILYGGFGGIGTPPGLINLILESGIKGLTLIGNDTGFPDIGIGKLVTQRRAKKIIVSHIGSNPNAGLLMNNGELEVEFSPQGTLVERIRAGGMGLGGVLTDIGIEADFVRDGKQTVKLGEKNYLVESALTADIAIVYAEMADPYGNLIFDKSARNTNPLVATAGQITIVEAMQIVPLGSLDPEDIIVPGAFVDYIIPSKGVDWKWVWEPKIEIE, encoded by the coding sequence ATTTGTCGTTTGGAGGATGTCCGCCATCTCTTTAAAGATAATCAGTCCATCCTGTATGGGGGGTTCGGTGGCATAGGGACACCTCCAGGATTGATCAATTTGATTTTGGAGTCAGGTATAAAGGGTTTAACCTTGATTGGGAACGATACAGGTTTCCCTGATATAGGAATTGGAAAACTTGTCACCCAACGCCGTGCGAAAAAAATCATCGTTTCCCATATCGGTTCCAATCCAAATGCAGGACTATTGATGAACAATGGAGAGCTCGAAGTGGAGTTCTCTCCGCAAGGGACGCTTGTCGAACGCATCAGGGCCGGGGGGATGGGGCTAGGTGGGGTATTGACTGATATTGGAATTGAGGCTGATTTCGTCCGGGACGGCAAGCAAACCGTAAAGCTAGGTGAGAAAAATTATCTGGTGGAATCTGCATTAACTGCCGATATTGCCATTGTTTATGCAGAAATGGCAGATCCTTATGGAAATCTCATCTTTGATAAAAGCGCCAGGAATACGAATCCACTTGTAGCTACGGCCGGACAAATCACTATAGTCGAAGCCATGCAAATCGTTCCGCTTGGCTCTTTGGATCCAGAGGACATCATTGTACCGGGTGCCTTTGTGGATTATATCATTCCATCAAAAGGAGTCGATTGGAAATGGGTTTGGGAACCGAAGATAGAAATCGAATAG
- the ablA gene encoding lysine 2,3-aminomutase gives MLFDLYKPDRNWKDIELWKDVTDEQWNNWLWQLTNTIRTVDDLKKVINLTPDEEEGVRISIKTIPLNITPYYASLMNKDDPRCPIRMQSVPISEEMHKTKYDMEDPLHEDEDSPVPGLTHRYPDRVLFLVTNQCSMYCRYCTRRRFSGQIGMGVPKKQLDAAIGYIRDTPAVRDVLISGGDGLLINDTILEYILKNLREIPHVEIIRIGTRAPVVFPQRITENLCTILKKYHPVWLNTHFNTSIEITEESKKACEMLADAGVPVGNQAVILAGINDSVAIMKKLMHDLVKIRVRPYYIYQCDLSEGIGHFRAPISKGIEIIEGLRGHTSGYAVPTFVVDAPGGGGKITLQPNYILSQSPTKTVLRNFEGVITTYPEPEHYTPGLADDYFKGIYPEMEEKRSDIGIAGLMNDKQFNLVPEGLKRMNRRENYGTNPEHASLKNQREKRDLLKEKKFQEQQKKSTPKGDE, from the coding sequence ATGTTATTTGACCTATATAAGCCAGATCGCAATTGGAAAGATATAGAGCTCTGGAAAGATGTAACCGATGAACAATGGAACAACTGGCTGTGGCAGCTTACGAATACGATCCGAACTGTTGATGATTTGAAAAAAGTGATAAACTTGACTCCGGATGAAGAGGAAGGTGTGAGGATTTCCATAAAAACCATCCCATTGAATATCACCCCATATTATGCTTCGTTAATGAATAAAGATGACCCAAGGTGTCCAATCAGAATGCAATCGGTTCCCATCTCGGAAGAAATGCATAAAACCAAATATGACATGGAAGACCCCCTTCATGAGGATGAGGACTCCCCTGTTCCGGGACTGACCCATAGATATCCGGATCGCGTCCTTTTTTTGGTGACGAATCAGTGCTCCATGTACTGCCGTTATTGTACGAGAAGACGCTTTTCAGGCCAAATTGGAATGGGCGTGCCCAAAAAACAATTGGACGCTGCAATCGGTTATATTCGTGACACACCGGCAGTTCGGGATGTCCTTATTTCCGGCGGTGACGGATTATTGATCAATGATACGATCCTTGAATATATCCTCAAAAATTTAAGGGAAATTCCTCATGTTGAAATAATCAGGATAGGTACACGGGCTCCGGTTGTTTTTCCTCAAAGAATCACTGAAAATTTATGTACCATTTTAAAAAAGTATCATCCGGTTTGGCTGAATACTCATTTCAATACCTCAATAGAAATTACCGAAGAGTCAAAGAAAGCATGTGAGATGCTTGCCGATGCGGGTGTACCTGTGGGCAATCAGGCCGTTATTTTAGCGGGGATAAATGACAGTGTCGCTATCATGAAAAAGCTGATGCATGACCTTGTCAAGATTCGGGTTCGACCTTACTATATTTATCAGTGCGATCTGTCGGAAGGCATCGGTCATTTCAGGGCTCCCATATCAAAAGGGATTGAAATCATCGAGGGGCTACGTGGCCATACATCCGGGTATGCCGTACCAACCTTTGTTGTCGATGCACCAGGGGGTGGCGGGAAAATCACATTACAACCGAATTATATCCTTTCACAATCACCGACAAAAACAGTGCTTCGTAATTTTGAAGGAGTGATTACAACATATCCGGAACCTGAGCATTACACACCAGGGCTTGCAGATGATTATTTCAAAGGGATATATCCTGAAATGGAAGAAAAACGGTCAGATATAGGAATTGCTGGTTTGATGAACGACAAGCAATTTAATTTGGTCCCTGAAGGACTGAAGCGAATGAATCGACGGGAAAATTATGGGACCAACCCAGAGCATGCTTCATTGAAAAACCAGCGCGAAAAGAGAGATCTGTTAAAAGAAAAGAAATTCCAGGAACAGCAAAAAAAGAGCACTCCAAAGGGAGATGAATAG
- the qoxD gene encoding cytochrome aa3 quinol oxidase subunit IV: MKEFFPAKQVWGFVFSLILTVVALLVYFFNMSKATGMTIFILTAFIQAAVQLVVFMHARETDDSKSIFMTLYCAIFLALITVFGTILCMIWGWSY; the protein is encoded by the coding sequence ATGAAGGAATTTTTCCCGGCTAAACAAGTATGGGGTTTTGTATTTTCATTGATATTGACGGTTGTAGCTCTTTTGGTTTACTTCTTCAATATGTCAAAAGCAACAGGCATGACGATTTTTATATTGACAGCATTCATACAAGCAGCTGTTCAACTAGTTGTGTTTATGCACGCTCGAGAAACTGATGATAGCAAATCAATTTTTATGACTCTATATTGCGCTATATTCCTAGCTCTAATTACTGTCTTCGGTACAATATTATGTATGATCTGGGGTTGGAGTTATTGA
- the qoxA gene encoding cytochrome aa3 quinol oxidase subunit II — MKTKWVLFAILSTIVNLLSGCESLAVLDPKGPQAQTQANVIWLSIAIMTVIVIVVCAILVFVLAKYRDSKLPKDYEPPYIEGNHIVESIIVGVPILIVIFFSVVSVISNNKVEATPEGYKGQDPLVIYASSSDWKWHFSYPENDIETINYLYIPTNRPLEFKLYSFGPITSFWIPQLGGQKYAMSNMVTTLHLAADESGEMMGRNANFSGKGFAENTFHVEAISQDKFDEWVKEVKETANPITEVRFNELLKPGHEGQLTFTGTHLGFSPAPEGENAGHHHGSSDSNSNSKGEHMEHDHKSSNSKEKSAHNHE; from the coding sequence ATGAAAACAAAATGGGTTTTATTTGCTATTCTTTCTACCATAGTCAATCTGCTTTCTGGCTGTGAATCATTAGCGGTCTTAGATCCTAAAGGACCTCAAGCCCAAACGCAAGCCAATGTGATTTGGCTATCAATTGCGATCATGACGGTTATTGTTATTGTTGTTTGTGCTATTTTAGTCTTTGTGTTAGCGAAATACCGTGACTCTAAACTACCTAAAGATTATGAACCACCCTACATTGAAGGGAATCATATTGTTGAATCGATTATTGTGGGGGTGCCAATTTTAATCGTCATTTTCTTCTCCGTTGTTTCTGTAATTTCCAACAATAAAGTGGAAGCCACGCCGGAAGGGTACAAAGGTCAAGATCCATTAGTTATTTACGCTTCGTCATCTGACTGGAAGTGGCATTTTAGTTATCCAGAAAACGATATCGAGACAATAAACTACTTGTATATTCCAACAAATCGACCACTTGAATTTAAACTTTATTCATTCGGGCCTATCACGAGTTTCTGGATTCCACAACTTGGCGGTCAAAAATATGCCATGTCTAACATGGTGACCACATTACACTTAGCAGCGGACGAATCAGGGGAAATGATGGGACGAAATGCAAACTTTAGTGGGAAAGGATTCGCAGAAAATACGTTCCACGTCGAAGCGATATCTCAAGATAAGTTTGATGAATGGGTAAAGGAAGTTAAAGAAACTGCGAATCCTATTACTGAAGTAAGATTCAATGAATTATTAAAACCGGGTCATGAGGGACAGTTAACGTTTACTGGAACACATTTAGGCTTCTCACCAGCTCCAGAAGGTGAAAATGCTGGACATCATCATGGTTCAAGTGACTCTAACTCGAATTCAAAAGGTGAACATATGGAGCATGATCATAAGTCAAGTAATAGTAAAGAAAAATCAGCACACAATCATGAATAA